From Treponema sp. OMZ 787:
GAATAATATTTTCCTTATCGAAATTTTTAAAATATTGTCCGGCCTTATTTTCTCCAGTTCTATTTTTAATCAAATCAATACCGAAGTCTACATTAGAATTTTCATCAGTATCAAAACCATAAGCAAGACTTGAAAAAAAAACACAGAATAAAATTAAAATCAAAGCTTTTTTTTTCATTCAATACCATCCTTATCTTTTTTTAAAAGACGAGCAGGTTTTAAAATATTCTTTCCCTCTTTTTTTGTAAGAGCATACATAGTTTCCTCAATCTTTCTTTTTTTTATGTTTTTCTCGCTGTAGAATAATTCTGTTTGTGCTTCAGGCACATCAGACTCTACATTCATAATGCATAAGCCTAACAATCTTATGGGCGTTTTATTATCAAACTTTTTATAAAAAAGCTCTTTTGCTCTTTCAAATAAATCCTGAGTATCGTTGACAACCGCACCGCCAGATTGAACTGAAACTGTTGTAAAATCATTATAGCGTATTTTTACAGAAACGGTTTTACCTTTTACTTTTTCATCAAATATCCTGTACATAAGCTCGGATGCAAGATAAAACATAACATCATCTATCTCTGCATGAGAAAATAAATCGTGCTCAAATGTCCTTTCAGTACTTATTGAATGAGATTTAACATCATCATTAAAAATTTCATAAAGCTCGCCGCGTACAGCCCTGTATAAAAAACTGCCGGATGCATTTCCCAAAATACTTTGTAAAAGATGCTCGCTTGAATTAAATATTTGAGCTACGCTATTCAATCCTGCAGCAATAAGCCTTTCTCTTGTCTTTCCGCCCACTCCCCATACATCTTTTAATGGAAGACTTTTCATAAAATCTATCTCTTCTCCGGCAGGCACAATAAAAAGTCCGTCAGGTTTTGAACGCCCCGAAGCTATCTTTGCAATATATTTATTTTGAGCACAGCCTACCGAAACCGTTAAACCAGTCTTTTCCTTTATAGTTTTTTTTAATAAGAGAGCGGAATTTTTAGGAGCTCCGAATATTTTTTCCATTCCGGTCATATTTAAAAAAGCTTCATCAACGGAAATTTGTTTTACTTCAGGAGTAAACTCTTTAAATATCGTCATCACTTCTTTTGATTTTTCATGATACCGATTCATTCGCCCTCTTAAAAATATACCGCCCGGACAAAGTTTTTTAGCCTGTAAAATAGGCATCGCAGAATGTACACCGAATTTTCTTGCTTCATAAGAGCAAGTCGAAACAACACCTCTTTCAGATTGACCGCCGACAATAACAGGTTTACCTCGATATTCAGCATTATCAAGCTGTTCAACAGAAGCAAAAAAAGCATCTATATCAACATGGAAAAAAACTTTTTCTGCCGCCATATTAAGACTCCGCTTTAGGTATCAAATCGAATTCTTTGATAACATGAAAAATCATTGTTTTGTTTTTTAAATTATCATTCAAAAATTCAAAATCAGGATTTATAGGATTATCATAAAACCATGCAAGTATCTTTATATGTAAAACCGAATTTTTTTCTCCCGAAAATTTTATTGAAAAAGCATCCATTAAATTAATAGGCGACACAAATTCGGCATTTTTTCCCTCATTCGATTTTTTAAAATCTATATTTGCTTCATAAATAGGGAAACCGTCAGTGCGGCTTATAACCACCTGTATAAGAGCCGCCCTGATGAGAGGAGTTATATTCACTTCACCTATAACCCGCTCAAGATAGTTTTGTGTGCCGGCCTGTACCTTTATAAAATCTTCTTCATCTATACCGGATAAACGATACAATTCATTATCATCATTTATTATTTCAAGTTTATTTTTTATATCAGAAATAAGAGATATATATTTTTTTCTATTTTCAATATTATAGAAAATAAATTCATTTTTATTTTTAGGATGAAAAAATGAAGGGTAAATTAAGACAAGAATAATAATAACTGCTGCAAGGAAGGCTGTAGCTCCGGTGATCTTTATTTGAATAAACTTTGCTTTTGGTAACTCTTTTTTTAACTGCATAAAAAATCTTAAAAGCATCAATATATATGGAAGAATAAACATTGCAGTTAATGCATTGTTAGCATAAAATAAAATTTCAATAATATTATCTTTAATAAAAAACACATCATAAAAATAATAAAGCAACAATAAGATATTTAAAATCAAAAAGAATACTTGTGCATACAATCTTTGAAAATGATACGAAAAAAAAGATAAAATATAAATTTCCAAAAATATAATCGATAAAGATAAATTGACTCTGGAAAAAATAAATATATTTAAAAAGCAAACAATGCCTGCCAAGTACCCATAAATAAATATATTATTTGGCAGTTTTGAATATCTGTTCAAATATGCAAATAAAGAAATAATTATCGTAGAAAATAATAGTTTCAATGAAATCGCCGTTATAGGTAAAAATTTAATAGAACCTTGAAAACTGAATCTAATTGAAAATAAAATAGTTGTAAGATATTCTCCAATATACAAAGCAAACAGAGTAATTACAAAAAATAAAATAGGAACCCGCCATAAAAGCAAAAGGTCTCTTATGTTCTTTTCTCTTTTTCGTCCGAACAAAAAACTGAATATAAAAATATAAAAAAGAGCAAACAAAGTAACACCTATTACTAAAAACACCAATGTTTTTTCACCTATAATTGTAGGGCCAAAAATATTTTTTACATTATAATGTTTATCCCATTCGGATGAAATACCATGAGTGTAAATATTTATCAAAGATAATAATGCAGGACGCATATCCGCCCCATAAGATATTTTGATTGCAGGAATATCCTCTTTTAAATACTCTGCCAGCATCTTATCTTCTATAAGACCAAGACGATAAAGTATAATATCATTATATTTAAAATTCACCGGAATATTTTGATTTTGTAATATTTCATGTAAATCTTTTAACATCCATGGAGGAGAAGTTTTTTTTACGGCACCGGCACTTAATACGGCTCTATCGGATGGCCCATCAGATAAAATAAATACAAGACTTGACTTACTTTCATTTATTTTTGAAATAAGTTTTTTTGTATTTTGAGATTCTATCATATTAATACTTTCAGGTAAAGCCGGAAAATCATTATCGGTAATTGCAATTATAACACGAGTTTGAAAAAGCACATCTTTTAAGTCTTTTGCAAAAGCTTCTAAAAGTTCCGTCGAAAATGTTGATTCATTATTTTGATTTCTTGAAGCAGTAAAAACAATAATATGTTCGCTTTTAGGGCCTAGTTCATAAATAGTGTTTTCTGTATAGGCAGCCGCGAATAAAAAAAATAATAAAATTAAAACAAGAATCCTTTTCAATTTATAATCCTTTATGAGTTTAAGTCTTTTTCAGATAAAATATTTCCTGTCTTAAACCATGTTTCTATTTTACGGTAAGAATTATTTATACGCCGTATTATAACATTGGCCTCGGCTTGTTTTGCAGGTGAGTCTTGAAAATCAGGGTGATGTTTTTTTATCAAACGCTTCCAAGATTTTTTACACTCATCAAGGGGAACTCCGGATAAAACATTTAAAACGGCAAAATCTTCTACAAGTTCAGGCGGAACAGGAACCCTTAAGGAATCCTTATCTATCTTAGGCGGCGGCCGTCTTTCCATCCGTCCGCCTATCGTTCGATAACGGCCGCTTGACCTTTGTGCAGCAGCAAAAGGATCTTCATCGGAGGTAAGAGCATCCCGCAAAATATTTCCCATATCGTTATAATAATTATTACTCATATATTATTCCCTTGTAAGAAAATCTTCCATCAATAATCCGTCACCTGCGGAAACGGCTCTTTGTAAAACGGCACCGATAAACCGGTCAAACATTTCAGGAGCTTCCCCCACCGATAAAATTTTTTCGGTTCGCAAAACAGCAATATCATTATCCCTTATCACATGACCTTTTTTTAAATCGTGCAGATAGTGAATTGATCTGTTTGTACGGCCGTAGTTTTTACTTTCAGCCATACTCAATTTTTTTTCTCCTGAACCTATAACTTCATTTATCAGATCAGCGGAATAATTCAATTTTATTAAATGTTCTATAATTTCATCATAAGTTTTTTTAGAACACAAATCCAAGGCACTGCACATTTTTTTAAACATATCGGGTTCTAAAGCAACAGGATCGTCCAAACCTTTTTCTTTTCGGGAAAGACAGATATGTTTTTCGATTATAAAACCGCCCGATGCGAGCGTAAGGATAGGCACTAAAATCGGATCCAAAGAGTGATCGCTGACACCGCATGGTATACCGAAAACACCGCTCAAATTTTTCATCACTGAAAGATTATATTCTTTTTCGGGTGCAGGATAAGATGTAATGCAATGAAGCAGAGCAAGACTCAAATCTTTATTTTCAGAGCGTAAAAAACCGACAGCATTTTCAATATCTTTTAAAAGAGAAACTCCGCTCGATAAAATCATTGGAATGTTAAAACAGGCACAACATTTTAGAAGTTGTATATAATTAAGCTCAGGCGAAGCTATCTTTATAAAATCGGGTTTTAATTCGGCAAGCTCTGCAGCAGACCTAAAGCCGAAGGGACTGGCTGAAAACAAAAGATGCTTTGATCGGCTGTATTCGGCAAGCTCTTTGTAAAAATTTATAGGAACTTCCAAACTTTTAAAGCGTTCATACAAAGGAATTCTTCCTGTAGGTAAGTCTACATAGCCGGTATTCGGATGCAGAATTTCATCTGCATAAACAATTTGAAATTTTACGGCCCTTACTCCGGCCTCTTTAGCAGCATCTATCAATTTGACGGCTGTTTCAATAGAACCGTTATGACTTGTTCCTATTTCGGCAATCGTAAGAGGATTTTCTACTGAAAAAATTTCCGAACCGAGTTTAAAGACTTCATATTTTGTGCACATAATACTTAAAAATCTTACATCAAATATTAAAAAAAAACAAGAGAGTCGGCTTTTACAAATCTTATAGCCGGCTTTTACACAAATTAATGCAGTTTATTTTTTTTCGACAGATAAAAAAACCTTATTCGGAAGACAGGCATTCCAATCACCGTGATTTTTTAATTTCGGAGCCGATATACAGGTTTTATTTGAACAAGTTGAACTGACCACAAAGGCCTCATTTTTTTCGATCTTAATACTTACAGGTCCGGCTTCTCCATCCACAACAAAATCCATATCAATATTCATCGGATATATCCAATCTCCACTAGGTGTTCTAACCGATAGATAAAGGGTAGAGTTATCCGAGGAATATATAAAAAGGGAGGTCAATGTTATAAATGAAACAATAACCGCAAGTATGATAACATCAAGAATCTTAATTTTATTAAAAAACTTTTTCATGTTTTAGCCTTCGAGCAATTTTTTTGCTCATGCGTCTGCGGTTCACAATGCCCGGAAAACCTTTTTGGAAAAAATCAAGGAGTTCTTTTTTATGATTCATAGTTACGGAATAGCCCATTTGAATTTGAGAAAGCGGATCCGAAAAATCATGCGGAGCCATACCTGTATCAATATCAAGGATATGTGTTGGAGTATTCGCTATGGTATAATCAGAACGGATTGAGGCGACCTCCATACATCTAGTCAAAACCGAAATAGAAGAATCCAAATCTTCACTCGTTATAATCTTAAAAGTTCCGAGAGTAACAGCCAAGATATTTTTAAAACCTTTTGCTTTGGCAATCCAAACAGGCGTATTATTTTTTACGCAACCGTCAACAAAAATTCTTCCGTTATGATGAAACGGAGTAAAGAAGCCCGGATATGATGATGAAGCTCTCATCGCATCCGCTACCCTCCCCTTATCAAAGACTATTTCATTTCCATCACACAAGTCAACGGCATTACAATAGAAAGGAATTTTAAGCTGATCAAATGTTTGATAACATGAAAGTTTTTTAAAAAGGGTTAAACTCTTTTCTCCTGAATCTGCTCCTTGATGGGAAATTAAATTGTTTAAACTTGCCCCTATTTGCAAAAGCTTTGTCAGCTTAGTCAGCCCAAAACCTAAATGGGAAACATCCAGATAGTCGGTTAATTCAAAATCATTTGAAAAGAAAGAAATCATTTCATCTACAGTCATACCTGAAGCATAAAGACCGCCGATAATTGCACCCATAGAACATCCGACAATACAATCAGGACGCGGATATTCCAATTCTTCAAGAGCTTTAAACATTCCTATGTAGGCAAGGCCTTTTGCACCTCCGCCCGATAAAACCAATGACCAGTCCATACTACAATTATATCTGTATTTTTAATTTTTTACTAGAGGAAACTTTACAATAAATCGGCAATCTTATCGGGATAGTCAGTTATAATTGAGTCTAAACCGGTAATTAAAACTTGAGAATAATCTGTTTGAATAGAACCGAACCAAGCGTTGACCTTAAAGCCTTCATTATGCAGCTCATCAACAAATTCCTTTGTAAGCCTATATGCAGGAGGATGATAACATTCTACGCCGTATTTTTTTAAATAGGCAGCCGGATGCAAATCCCAAGAATCAACCAAAAAACCGCACACAAGTGAAGAGTTTATTTTTTTCATTCTCAAAACACTTTCATGATTAAAAGAAGAAATAATACATTTGTCTTGCAGATTATATTTTTTTAAAAGGGCATATACTTTTTCCTCTATCCCCGGATATTCAAAGACTCCCGTTTTTAATTCAATGTTTGAAATAATATCCTTGTTCTTTATAAAATCAAAATAGTCTTCGAGCGAAGGAATCTTTTCATTTAAAGGTACGGTTCCGTTCAAAGGTTCTGCACTTTTAAACTTTGCTGCAGCATTTATTTTTTTTAATTCGTCAAAAGAAAAATCTTTTACAAGACCTGAAGCACTGCTTGTTCTATCCAAGGTTTCATCATGAATTATTACCGGAACGCCGTCAGAAGAAAGATGAACATCAAACTCTATACCGTCAACACCTAAGTCCGCTGCTTTAGAAAAAGCAAGCATAGTATTTTCGGGATACCTGCTTCGAAAACCCCTGTGGGCAAAATTAAGAGTCCTATTCATATTACCAACCTCCTGAGGCTCCTCCGCCGCCAAATCTTCCGCCTCCTCCTGAAAAGCCGCCGCCAGAAAAACCTCGGCCTGACGATCTTCCTATCGAGCTGCCGAAAACCGAACCGCTTGATCTTCCGTTAAAAGAGCGGCCTGCCCTACTGCTTTGAGAAAGCAAGTAGAATATCCAAAAAAGTCCGCCCGGCGAAAATCTTGAAATCATAATATAGGCGAAAATGAAAAACAATAAAACTTGAGGGAATCCGCCTTCATCATCTTCATCCGCAGTCTTAATTTCTTTTAAAAGAGTTTCATCTTGCAAAGCATAAGCCGCCATAGCTTTGAGCCCGTCATAGATTCCCTGCCCGTAATCACCTGAACGGAACTGCGGAGCGATAAAGTTTCGTATAATTTGTCCGCTCCTTGAATCCGTAAGATTTTCTTCCAAGCCGTAGCCTACTTCAATGCGGAGTTTTTTATCCTTAACTGAAACCAGTAAAAGGGCACCGCTATCTTTTTCTTTAGAACCAAGTTTCCATTTTTCGGCAACCTGCATAGAATAATCTTCAATAGATTCTCCTTCTAAAGACGGAATGATCAAAACTGCAATTTGTACTTGAGATCTGTTATTTAAGTCCAAAAGAAAATTTTCTATTTTTTTAAATTCGTTTTTCGAAAGAATTCCGGCCTTGTCAACTACAGGGCCGGAAAGAGAAGGCACAGCTAAGCCGAAAGAATTAAAATTATAAAAGACGACAAAAAATAAAACAAATATTTTTTTTAAAATTTTATCTTTTTGCATAATTTTTAGAAGTTTACCTTAGGTGCGGTTGCTGCCTGATCATCAGCCTTAAAATAAGCCTTCTCCCTAAAGCCGTTCATATTGGCAATAATCGAACGAGGAAATTGTCTTATATAAACATTGTATGATTGGACAGCTTCGTTATATCTTTTGCGTTCAACTGCAATACGGTTTTCGGTTCCTTCAAGCTGGGTCTGTAAGTCCATAAAATTTTGATTTGCTTTTAATTCAGGATAGTTTTCGGTAATAACCAATAAACGCTGTAAGGCTGACCCAAGCTCGCTTTGTGCTTGTTGAAATTTTGCAAAGGATTCGGGATTATTTAAAACCTCATCGGAAACCTTCATAACGCCGCCGGCCTTTGATCTTGCTTCTGCAATATCGGTAAAAACCTTAGACTCATGTGCCGCATAACCTTTTACCGTATTCACCAAGTTGGGAATTAAATCGAAGCGTCTTTGATAAACATTTTCTACCTGGCCCCACGCCGACTTTACATTCTCTTCTGCAATGATAATGGAATTATATGTTCCCACAAAAAATCTATATAAGCCGAAAGCCAAAACAAAAACAACAGCCAAAATAATCAATCCGGTTTTTAAACCCTTACTCATAATGCCTCCATAGAGTATTAAAATTAAGATGCATTTAATTTAACAAATTACAAATAAAAAAACAAGAGCTTATTTTTTTCTAACGGAAGGTGCTGCAATAAAAAAGATAAGAGCTACAATGTAAGGAAAGGATAATAAAATACCTGACGGAATTTTTACGGCACCCTGCATTATGTTCACGGCATATTCAGCCGCAGAAAAAAGTAAGACGGCGAGAGTGCATAAAAGAGGATTTTTATTTCCCAAAAAGATTGCAGCCAAGGCTGTCCAGCCTCTTCCCGCACTTATATTGGGAGTGTAGGCGGCAAGACGGAACACAAGGGTTGATCCTGCACAAGCTGCAAAAAAACCTGCAAGCGTCCATGAAAATATTTTATACTTATCGGGATTTATTCCGCGGGCAATTAAAACGTCGGGGGCATCTCCTGAATATTTTAAGCTGATTCCCTTGGAACTGTATTTTAAAAATAAAAAAATTACAACAGCTAAAGTTAAACCTGCAAAAAACGGATTAAGATTATTTACGGGACTAAGATGGGAAGAGATTTCAAAGTCTTCAAAGGAAAGAACTCCGCCTTTGTTTAAAAAAAGTTCGGAAGCCCAAGGAACAAAGCCTGCGGCAAAGAGGTTTAAAGAAAGCCCTGTCAAAAAAGAATTTGCCCTTGTTTTAACGGTAAACAAGGCAAGCAAATAAAGAATAAGAGAGGTCAAAAGAATAGAAGCTATAAAACCTAAAAATGGATTACCGCTTATTATGGTTATAAGAGCGCAAAAAAATGCCGAGAGAATAACGGCGCCTTCCATAAAAACGGCAAGAGAGCCAGCATATTCGGTAAGAAGGGCTCCTAAACTTAAAAACAAAAGAGGTGCCGAGATTTTTAAGATAACCAAGACGGCTTCAATCATATTCCCTTCCTTTTTAAAAGAAGTATCTTAATGCGTGAAATATTTTTACTCAATCTTGAAGTCAAGCGCAGGCTTAACAAGTTTGCAGAAATAAAAAGAAAAACTACAG
This genomic window contains:
- the dinB gene encoding DNA polymerase IV, with product MAAEKVFFHVDIDAFFASVEQLDNAEYRGKPVIVGGQSERGVVSTCSYEARKFGVHSAMPILQAKKLCPGGIFLRGRMNRYHEKSKEVMTIFKEFTPEVKQISVDEAFLNMTGMEKIFGAPKNSALLLKKTIKEKTGLTVSVGCAQNKYIAKIASGRSKPDGLFIVPAGEEIDFMKSLPLKDVWGVGGKTRERLIAAGLNSVAQIFNSSEHLLQSILGNASGSFLYRAVRGELYEIFNDDVKSHSISTERTFEHDLFSHAEIDDVMFYLASELMYRIFDEKVKGKTVSVKIRYNDFTTVSVQSGGAVVNDTQDLFERAKELFYKKFDNKTPIRLLGLCIMNVESDVPEAQTELFYSEKNIKKRKIEETMYALTKKEGKNILKPARLLKKDKDGIE
- a CDS encoding J domain-containing protein, producing MSNNYYNDMGNILRDALTSDEDPFAAAQRSSGRYRTIGGRMERRPPPKIDKDSLRVPVPPELVEDFAVLNVLSGVPLDECKKSWKRLIKKHHPDFQDSPAKQAEANVIIRRINNSYRKIETWFKTGNILSEKDLNS
- a CDS encoding N-acetylneuraminate synthase family protein; amino-acid sequence: MCTKYEVFKLGSEIFSVENPLTIAEIGTSHNGSIETAVKLIDAAKEAGVRAVKFQIVYADEILHPNTGYVDLPTGRIPLYERFKSLEVPINFYKELAEYSRSKHLLFSASPFGFRSAAELAELKPDFIKIASPELNYIQLLKCCACFNIPMILSSGVSLLKDIENAVGFLRSENKDLSLALLHCITSYPAPEKEYNLSVMKNLSGVFGIPCGVSDHSLDPILVPILTLASGGFIIEKHICLSRKEKGLDDPVALEPDMFKKMCSALDLCSKKTYDEIIEHLIKLNYSADLINEVIGSGEKKLSMAESKNYGRTNRSIHYLHDLKKGHVIRDNDIAVLRTEKILSVGEAPEMFDRFIGAVLQRAVSAGDGLLMEDFLTRE
- a CDS encoding NusG domain II-containing protein, encoding MKKFFNKIKILDVIILAVIVSFITLTSLFIYSSDNSTLYLSVRTPSGDWIYPMNIDMDFVVDGEAGPVSIKIEKNEAFVVSSTCSNKTCISAPKLKNHGDWNACLPNKVFLSVEKK
- a CDS encoding patatin-like phospholipase family protein; its protein translation is MDWSLVLSGGGAKGLAYIGMFKALEELEYPRPDCIVGCSMGAIIGGLYASGMTVDEMISFFSNDFELTDYLDVSHLGFGLTKLTKLLQIGASLNNLISHQGADSGEKSLTLFKKLSCYQTFDQLKIPFYCNAVDLCDGNEIVFDKGRVADAMRASSSYPGFFTPFHHNGRIFVDGCVKNNTPVWIAKAKGFKNILAVTLGTFKIITSEDLDSSISVLTRCMEVASIRSDYTIANTPTHILDIDTGMAPHDFSDPLSQIQMGYSVTMNHKKELLDFFQKGFPGIVNRRRMSKKIARRLKHEKVF
- a CDS encoding glycerophosphodiester phosphodiesterase, with the protein product MNRTLNFAHRGFRSRYPENTMLAFSKAADLGVDGIEFDVHLSSDGVPVIIHDETLDRTSSASGLVKDFSFDELKKINAAAKFKSAEPLNGTVPLNEKIPSLEDYFDFIKNKDIISNIELKTGVFEYPGIEEKVYALLKKYNLQDKCIISSFNHESVLRMKKINSSLVCGFLVDSWDLHPAAYLKKYGVECYHPPAYRLTKEFVDELHNEGFKVNAWFGSIQTDYSQVLITGLDSIITDYPDKIADLL
- a CDS encoding YgcG family protein, with the protein product MQKDKILKKIFVLFFVVFYNFNSFGLAVPSLSGPVVDKAGILSKNEFKKIENFLLDLNNRSQVQIAVLIIPSLEGESIEDYSMQVAEKWKLGSKEKDSGALLLVSVKDKKLRIEVGYGLEENLTDSRSGQIIRNFIAPQFRSGDYGQGIYDGLKAMAAYALQDETLLKEIKTADEDDEGGFPQVLLFFIFAYIMISRFSPGGLFWIFYLLSQSSRAGRSFNGRSSGSVFGSSIGRSSGRGFSGGGFSGGGGRFGGGGASGGW
- a CDS encoding LemA family protein, producing the protein MSKGLKTGLIILAVVFVLAFGLYRFFVGTYNSIIIAEENVKSAWGQVENVYQRRFDLIPNLVNTVKGYAAHESKVFTDIAEARSKAGGVMKVSDEVLNNPESFAKFQQAQSELGSALQRLLVITENYPELKANQNFMDLQTQLEGTENRIAVERKRYNEAVQSYNVYIRQFPRSIIANMNGFREKAYFKADDQAATAPKVNF
- a CDS encoding ABC transporter permease — protein: MIEAVLVILKISAPLLFLSLGALLTEYAGSLAVFMEGAVILSAFFCALITIISGNPFLGFIASILLTSLILYLLALFTVKTRANSFLTGLSLNLFAAGFVPWASELFLNKGGVLSFEDFEISSHLSPVNNLNPFFAGLTLAVVIFLFLKYSSKGISLKYSGDAPDVLIARGINPDKYKIFSWTLAGFFAACAGSTLVFRLAAYTPNISAGRGWTALAAIFLGNKNPLLCTLAVLLFSAAEYAVNIMQGAVKIPSGILLSFPYIVALIFFIAAPSVRKK